One genomic region from Phoenix dactylifera cultivar Barhee BC4 unplaced genomic scaffold, palm_55x_up_171113_PBpolish2nd_filt_p 000046F, whole genome shotgun sequence encodes:
- the LOC103696622 gene encoding histone-lysine N-methyltransferase CLF-like isoform X1, producing MASKASSSASATKSEPSAGLQITGIKEGNHASQDILPVIHSLKKQIVADRFIYIKKTMEENKQKLSSIIQHLYNLSKFRRDPTINNTDVDVNLLTKRQDDALCTLNSLELSGGEKDSSSCQEESSYASSTVILGSNFGGKNAVRPIKLPEVPKLPPYTTWIFLDRNQRMTEDQSVVGRRRIYYDRGCGEALICSDSEDDVVEDEEEKKEFGSTEDYIIRMVIQKVGLSDAVLDSLAQCLERKTDEIRARYESIIKIEKTEECVKKGEDGVDIKIADALSEKDLDAALDSFDNLFCRRCLVFDCRRHGCSQDLLFPSEKQLPWSNSDDDTPCGTHCYRVVSKSESIATMNSQMSHVFEFQAQSSGSARASLYPKKKSQGSSVGRRAKYRQSESASSNARVVSESSKSEVHPRQYIMSVKVSSHLKINKDGKYGIQKKDNKRIAEQVLLCMRKKQKKMVPSDSDKIVSGHLWPHDMKLRSNTRIAYRDSNSSSQNKIVKSPIIRSSRKKGLSQQDSIDLAYDEAQNDSTGKIVKESLATDCHESSRKEEFVDKSTCKYENTCGKSWKVIERSLFVKGLEIFGRNSCLIARNLLCGMKTCMEVFQHMNYVEDKKTYGAADGANSLVEGYAKTRSRFLRRRGRVRRLKYTWKSAGYHSIRKRITEKKDQPCRQYNPCGCQSACGKQCPCLVNGTCCEKYCRCPKICKNRFRGCHCAKSQCRSRQCPCFAADRECDPDVCRNCWIGCGDGTLGGPNQRGDNYECRNMKLLLKQQQRVLLGRSDVSGWGAFLKNSVGKHEYLGEYTGELISHREADKRGKIYDRENSSFLFNLNDQFVLDAHRKGDKLKFANHSPNPNCYAKVIMVAGDHRVGIFAKERISAGEELFYDYRYEADRAPAWARKPEASGSRKGETQPSGGRAKKLA from the exons ATGGCGTCCAAGGCCTCGTCTTCGGCTTCCGCTACCAAATCCGAGCCATCCGCCGGCCTTCAG ATTACTGGAATTAAAGAGGGAAATCATGCTTCTCAGGATATTTTACCAGTTATTCATTCCTTGAAGAAACAAATCGTTGCTGATCGTTTCATATATATTAAG aaaacaaTGGAAGAGAACAAACAGAAACTCAGTAGCATCATACAACATCTTTATAATTTGTCAAAATTCAGGAGAGATCCGACAATCAACAATACTGACGTAGATGTAAATTTGTTAACAAAAAGGCAAGATGATGCACTTTGTACTCTAAATAGCCTTGAACTCTCTGGAGGAGAAAAAGATAGCAGTAGTTGTCAAGAAGAAAGTTCATATGCCTCGTCAACTGTAATTTTAGGGAGCAACTTTGGAGGAAAGAATGCAGTTCGACCAATCAAACTGCCAGAAGTGCCAAAACTACCTCCATATACTACATGGATTTTCCTGGACAG AAACCAAAGAATGACAGAGGACCAATCCGTTGTTGGTCGCAGGAGAATTTATTATGATCGAGGTTGTGGTGAAGCTTTAATTTGCAGTGATAGTGAGGATGATGTAgttgaagatgaagaagagaagaaagagtttGGAAGTACTGAAGATTATATTATTCG GATGGTAATCCAAAAAGTTGGTTTATCTGATGCTGTGCTGGATTCATTGGCTCAGTGCCTCGAAAGGAAAACAGATGAAATCAGG GCAAGATATGAGAGCATTATAAAGATAGAGAAAACTGAGGAATGTGTTAAAAAGGGAGAAGATGGAGTTGATATTAAAATTGCAGATGCATTATCAGAAAAAGATCTGGATGCAGCATTGGATTCTTTTGATAACCTCTTTTGTAGGCGATGTCTG GTTTTTGATTGCAGACGACATGGATGTTCTCAAGATTTATTATTTCCT TCAGAAAAACAACTTCCTTGGAGCAACTCAGATGATGACACACCTTGTGGCACTCACTGCTACAGAGTC GTCTCCAAATCAGAGAGTATTGCTACAATGAATTCACAAATGTCGCATGTTTTTGAATTTCAAGCACAGTCATCCGGTAGCGCGCGAGCATCACTgtatccaaaaaagaaaagtcaAGGTTCTTCTGTAGGAAGGAGAGCAAAATATCGTCAAAGTGAAAGCGCTTCTTCTAATGCAAGAGTTGTTTCAGAGAGTAGTAAATCTGAAGTACATCCACGACAATATATCATGTCTGTTAAAGTCTCTTCGCACTTGAAAATTAACAAGGATGGAAAATATGGTATTCAAAAGAAAGACAACAAAAGAATTGCTGAGCAGGTTCTTCTATGCATGCGGAAAAAGCAGAAGAAAATGGTTCCCTCAGACTCTGATAAAATCGTTAGCGGACACCTCTGGCCACATGATATGAAGCTTAGATCAAATACACGTATTGCTTATAGGGATTCTAATTCATCCTCACAGAACAAAATTGTGAAATCTCCAATTATCAGAAGTTCCAGAAAAAAGGGACTATCACAGCAGGACAGTATTGATTTAGCTTATGATGAGGCTCAAAATGATTCTACAGGTAAGATAGTGAAGGAGTCATTGGCCACAGATTGTCATGAAAGCTCAAGAAAAGAGGAGTTTGTTGATAAGAGCACCTGCAAATATGAAAACACTTGTGGTAAATCATGGAAGGTGATTGAGCGAAGCCTTTTTGTTAAAGGTCTGGAAATTTTTGGAAGGAACAG TTGTCTTATTGCTAGAAATCTTTTATGTGGAATGAAAACATGCATGGAGGTTTTTCAACACATGAATTATGTGGAAGATAAAAAAACATATGGAGCTGCTGATGGTGCAAATTCTCTGGTTGAAGGCTATGCCAAG ACAAGATCAAGATTCTTGAGAAGACGAGGTAGAGTTCGTCGCTTAAAATACACCTGGAAATCCGCTGGTTACCATTCCATAAGAAAAAGAATTACAGAGAAAAAGGATCAGCCTTGTCGGCAGTATAATCCTTGTGGCTGCCAATCTGCTTGCGGAAAGCAGTGCCCTTGCCTCGTAAATGGAACATGCTGTGAAAAATACTGCAG GTGTCCAAAAATTTGTAAGAATCGATTTCGAGGTTGTCATTGTGCCAAGAGCCAGTGCCGAAGCCGTCAATGCCCATGCTTTGCTGCTGATAGGGAATGTGACCCCGATGTTTGCAGAAATTGCTGGATTGG ATGTGGTGATGGTACTTTAGGAGGCCCAAATCAAAGAGGAGATAATTATGAATGCCGGAATATGAAGCTTCTCCTCAAACAACAACAAAGG GTCTTACTTGGAAGATCTGATGTTTCTGGCTGGGGAGCTTTCCTTAAG AATAGTGTTGGTAAACATGAATACCTCGGGGAATACACTGGAGAACTAATTTCTCATCGAGAAGCAGATAAGCGTGGAAAGATTTATGATCGTGAAAATTCATCATTTCTTTTCAACCTCAATGATCAG TTTGTTCTTGATGCACATCGGAAGGGAGATAAGTTGAAGTTTGCCAACCATTCCCCTAATCCAAATTGCTATGCGAAGGTCATCATGGTAGCAGGTGATCATAGGGTAGGCATATTTGCCAAAGAACGGATAAGTGCAGGAGAGGAACTCTTTTATGACTATCGTTACGAGGCAGACCGTGCACCTGCTTGGGCTCGAAAACCTGAAGCCTCAGGGTCAAGGAAgggcgaaacacagccttctggcGGTCGAGCCAAAAAGCTTGCATAA
- the LOC103696622 gene encoding histone-lysine N-methyltransferase CLF-like isoform X2, giving the protein MASKASSSASATKSEPSAGLQITGIKEGNHASQDILPVIHSLKKQIVADRFIYIKKTMEENKQKLSSIIQHLYNLSKFRRDPTINNTDVDVNLLTKRQDDALCTLNSLELSGGEKDSSSCQEESSYASSTVILGSNFGGKNAVRPIKLPEVPKLPPYTTWIFLDRNQRMTEDQSVVGRRRIYYDRGCGEALICSDSEDDVVEDEEEKKEFGSTEDYIIRMVIQKVGLSDAVLDSLAQCLERKTDEIRARYESIIKIEKTEECVKKGEDGVDIKIADALSEKDLDAALDSFDNLFCRRCLVFDCRRHGCSQDLLFPSEKQLPWSNSDDDTPCGTHCYRVSSGSARASLYPKKKSQGSSVGRRAKYRQSESASSNARVVSESSKSEVHPRQYIMSVKVSSHLKINKDGKYGIQKKDNKRIAEQVLLCMRKKQKKMVPSDSDKIVSGHLWPHDMKLRSNTRIAYRDSNSSSQNKIVKSPIIRSSRKKGLSQQDSIDLAYDEAQNDSTGKIVKESLATDCHESSRKEEFVDKSTCKYENTCGKSWKVIERSLFVKGLEIFGRNSCLIARNLLCGMKTCMEVFQHMNYVEDKKTYGAADGANSLVEGYAKTRSRFLRRRGRVRRLKYTWKSAGYHSIRKRITEKKDQPCRQYNPCGCQSACGKQCPCLVNGTCCEKYCRCPKICKNRFRGCHCAKSQCRSRQCPCFAADRECDPDVCRNCWIGCGDGTLGGPNQRGDNYECRNMKLLLKQQQRVLLGRSDVSGWGAFLKNSVGKHEYLGEYTGELISHREADKRGKIYDRENSSFLFNLNDQFVLDAHRKGDKLKFANHSPNPNCYAKVIMVAGDHRVGIFAKERISAGEELFYDYRYEADRAPAWARKPEASGSRKGETQPSGGRAKKLA; this is encoded by the exons ATGGCGTCCAAGGCCTCGTCTTCGGCTTCCGCTACCAAATCCGAGCCATCCGCCGGCCTTCAG ATTACTGGAATTAAAGAGGGAAATCATGCTTCTCAGGATATTTTACCAGTTATTCATTCCTTGAAGAAACAAATCGTTGCTGATCGTTTCATATATATTAAG aaaacaaTGGAAGAGAACAAACAGAAACTCAGTAGCATCATACAACATCTTTATAATTTGTCAAAATTCAGGAGAGATCCGACAATCAACAATACTGACGTAGATGTAAATTTGTTAACAAAAAGGCAAGATGATGCACTTTGTACTCTAAATAGCCTTGAACTCTCTGGAGGAGAAAAAGATAGCAGTAGTTGTCAAGAAGAAAGTTCATATGCCTCGTCAACTGTAATTTTAGGGAGCAACTTTGGAGGAAAGAATGCAGTTCGACCAATCAAACTGCCAGAAGTGCCAAAACTACCTCCATATACTACATGGATTTTCCTGGACAG AAACCAAAGAATGACAGAGGACCAATCCGTTGTTGGTCGCAGGAGAATTTATTATGATCGAGGTTGTGGTGAAGCTTTAATTTGCAGTGATAGTGAGGATGATGTAgttgaagatgaagaagagaagaaagagtttGGAAGTACTGAAGATTATATTATTCG GATGGTAATCCAAAAAGTTGGTTTATCTGATGCTGTGCTGGATTCATTGGCTCAGTGCCTCGAAAGGAAAACAGATGAAATCAGG GCAAGATATGAGAGCATTATAAAGATAGAGAAAACTGAGGAATGTGTTAAAAAGGGAGAAGATGGAGTTGATATTAAAATTGCAGATGCATTATCAGAAAAAGATCTGGATGCAGCATTGGATTCTTTTGATAACCTCTTTTGTAGGCGATGTCTG GTTTTTGATTGCAGACGACATGGATGTTCTCAAGATTTATTATTTCCT TCAGAAAAACAACTTCCTTGGAGCAACTCAGATGATGACACACCTTGTGGCACTCACTGCTACAGAGTC TCATCCGGTAGCGCGCGAGCATCACTgtatccaaaaaagaaaagtcaAGGTTCTTCTGTAGGAAGGAGAGCAAAATATCGTCAAAGTGAAAGCGCTTCTTCTAATGCAAGAGTTGTTTCAGAGAGTAGTAAATCTGAAGTACATCCACGACAATATATCATGTCTGTTAAAGTCTCTTCGCACTTGAAAATTAACAAGGATGGAAAATATGGTATTCAAAAGAAAGACAACAAAAGAATTGCTGAGCAGGTTCTTCTATGCATGCGGAAAAAGCAGAAGAAAATGGTTCCCTCAGACTCTGATAAAATCGTTAGCGGACACCTCTGGCCACATGATATGAAGCTTAGATCAAATACACGTATTGCTTATAGGGATTCTAATTCATCCTCACAGAACAAAATTGTGAAATCTCCAATTATCAGAAGTTCCAGAAAAAAGGGACTATCACAGCAGGACAGTATTGATTTAGCTTATGATGAGGCTCAAAATGATTCTACAGGTAAGATAGTGAAGGAGTCATTGGCCACAGATTGTCATGAAAGCTCAAGAAAAGAGGAGTTTGTTGATAAGAGCACCTGCAAATATGAAAACACTTGTGGTAAATCATGGAAGGTGATTGAGCGAAGCCTTTTTGTTAAAGGTCTGGAAATTTTTGGAAGGAACAG TTGTCTTATTGCTAGAAATCTTTTATGTGGAATGAAAACATGCATGGAGGTTTTTCAACACATGAATTATGTGGAAGATAAAAAAACATATGGAGCTGCTGATGGTGCAAATTCTCTGGTTGAAGGCTATGCCAAG ACAAGATCAAGATTCTTGAGAAGACGAGGTAGAGTTCGTCGCTTAAAATACACCTGGAAATCCGCTGGTTACCATTCCATAAGAAAAAGAATTACAGAGAAAAAGGATCAGCCTTGTCGGCAGTATAATCCTTGTGGCTGCCAATCTGCTTGCGGAAAGCAGTGCCCTTGCCTCGTAAATGGAACATGCTGTGAAAAATACTGCAG GTGTCCAAAAATTTGTAAGAATCGATTTCGAGGTTGTCATTGTGCCAAGAGCCAGTGCCGAAGCCGTCAATGCCCATGCTTTGCTGCTGATAGGGAATGTGACCCCGATGTTTGCAGAAATTGCTGGATTGG ATGTGGTGATGGTACTTTAGGAGGCCCAAATCAAAGAGGAGATAATTATGAATGCCGGAATATGAAGCTTCTCCTCAAACAACAACAAAGG GTCTTACTTGGAAGATCTGATGTTTCTGGCTGGGGAGCTTTCCTTAAG AATAGTGTTGGTAAACATGAATACCTCGGGGAATACACTGGAGAACTAATTTCTCATCGAGAAGCAGATAAGCGTGGAAAGATTTATGATCGTGAAAATTCATCATTTCTTTTCAACCTCAATGATCAG TTTGTTCTTGATGCACATCGGAAGGGAGATAAGTTGAAGTTTGCCAACCATTCCCCTAATCCAAATTGCTATGCGAAGGTCATCATGGTAGCAGGTGATCATAGGGTAGGCATATTTGCCAAAGAACGGATAAGTGCAGGAGAGGAACTCTTTTATGACTATCGTTACGAGGCAGACCGTGCACCTGCTTGGGCTCGAAAACCTGAAGCCTCAGGGTCAAGGAAgggcgaaacacagccttctggcGGTCGAGCCAAAAAGCTTGCATAA
- the LOC103696622 gene encoding histone-lysine N-methyltransferase CLF-like isoform X3 produces the protein MASKASSSASATKSEPSAGLQITGIKEGNHASQDILPVIHSLKKQIVADRFIYIKKTMEENKQKLSSIIQHLYNLSKFRRDPTINNTDVDVNLLTKRQDDALCTLNSLELSGGEKDSSSCQEESSYASSTVILGSNFGGKNAVRPIKLPEVPKLPPYTTWIFLDRNQRMTEDQSVVGRRRIYYDRGCGEALICSDSEDDVVEDEEEKKEFGSTEDYIIRMVIQKVGLSDAVLDSLAQCLERKTDEIRARYESIIKIEKTEECVKKGEDGVDIKIADALSEKDLDAALDSFDNLFCRRCLVFDCRRHGCSQDLLFPVSKSESIATMNSQMSHVFEFQAQSSGSARASLYPKKKSQGSSVGRRAKYRQSESASSNARVVSESSKSEVHPRQYIMSVKVSSHLKINKDGKYGIQKKDNKRIAEQVLLCMRKKQKKMVPSDSDKIVSGHLWPHDMKLRSNTRIAYRDSNSSSQNKIVKSPIIRSSRKKGLSQQDSIDLAYDEAQNDSTGKIVKESLATDCHESSRKEEFVDKSTCKYENTCGKSWKVIERSLFVKGLEIFGRNSCLIARNLLCGMKTCMEVFQHMNYVEDKKTYGAADGANSLVEGYAKTRSRFLRRRGRVRRLKYTWKSAGYHSIRKRITEKKDQPCRQYNPCGCQSACGKQCPCLVNGTCCEKYCRCPKICKNRFRGCHCAKSQCRSRQCPCFAADRECDPDVCRNCWIGCGDGTLGGPNQRGDNYECRNMKLLLKQQQRVLLGRSDVSGWGAFLKNSVGKHEYLGEYTGELISHREADKRGKIYDRENSSFLFNLNDQFVLDAHRKGDKLKFANHSPNPNCYAKVIMVAGDHRVGIFAKERISAGEELFYDYRYEADRAPAWARKPEASGSRKGETQPSGGRAKKLA, from the exons ATGGCGTCCAAGGCCTCGTCTTCGGCTTCCGCTACCAAATCCGAGCCATCCGCCGGCCTTCAG ATTACTGGAATTAAAGAGGGAAATCATGCTTCTCAGGATATTTTACCAGTTATTCATTCCTTGAAGAAACAAATCGTTGCTGATCGTTTCATATATATTAAG aaaacaaTGGAAGAGAACAAACAGAAACTCAGTAGCATCATACAACATCTTTATAATTTGTCAAAATTCAGGAGAGATCCGACAATCAACAATACTGACGTAGATGTAAATTTGTTAACAAAAAGGCAAGATGATGCACTTTGTACTCTAAATAGCCTTGAACTCTCTGGAGGAGAAAAAGATAGCAGTAGTTGTCAAGAAGAAAGTTCATATGCCTCGTCAACTGTAATTTTAGGGAGCAACTTTGGAGGAAAGAATGCAGTTCGACCAATCAAACTGCCAGAAGTGCCAAAACTACCTCCATATACTACATGGATTTTCCTGGACAG AAACCAAAGAATGACAGAGGACCAATCCGTTGTTGGTCGCAGGAGAATTTATTATGATCGAGGTTGTGGTGAAGCTTTAATTTGCAGTGATAGTGAGGATGATGTAgttgaagatgaagaagagaagaaagagtttGGAAGTACTGAAGATTATATTATTCG GATGGTAATCCAAAAAGTTGGTTTATCTGATGCTGTGCTGGATTCATTGGCTCAGTGCCTCGAAAGGAAAACAGATGAAATCAGG GCAAGATATGAGAGCATTATAAAGATAGAGAAAACTGAGGAATGTGTTAAAAAGGGAGAAGATGGAGTTGATATTAAAATTGCAGATGCATTATCAGAAAAAGATCTGGATGCAGCATTGGATTCTTTTGATAACCTCTTTTGTAGGCGATGTCTG GTTTTTGATTGCAGACGACATGGATGTTCTCAAGATTTATTATTTCCT GTCTCCAAATCAGAGAGTATTGCTACAATGAATTCACAAATGTCGCATGTTTTTGAATTTCAAGCACAGTCATCCGGTAGCGCGCGAGCATCACTgtatccaaaaaagaaaagtcaAGGTTCTTCTGTAGGAAGGAGAGCAAAATATCGTCAAAGTGAAAGCGCTTCTTCTAATGCAAGAGTTGTTTCAGAGAGTAGTAAATCTGAAGTACATCCACGACAATATATCATGTCTGTTAAAGTCTCTTCGCACTTGAAAATTAACAAGGATGGAAAATATGGTATTCAAAAGAAAGACAACAAAAGAATTGCTGAGCAGGTTCTTCTATGCATGCGGAAAAAGCAGAAGAAAATGGTTCCCTCAGACTCTGATAAAATCGTTAGCGGACACCTCTGGCCACATGATATGAAGCTTAGATCAAATACACGTATTGCTTATAGGGATTCTAATTCATCCTCACAGAACAAAATTGTGAAATCTCCAATTATCAGAAGTTCCAGAAAAAAGGGACTATCACAGCAGGACAGTATTGATTTAGCTTATGATGAGGCTCAAAATGATTCTACAGGTAAGATAGTGAAGGAGTCATTGGCCACAGATTGTCATGAAAGCTCAAGAAAAGAGGAGTTTGTTGATAAGAGCACCTGCAAATATGAAAACACTTGTGGTAAATCATGGAAGGTGATTGAGCGAAGCCTTTTTGTTAAAGGTCTGGAAATTTTTGGAAGGAACAG TTGTCTTATTGCTAGAAATCTTTTATGTGGAATGAAAACATGCATGGAGGTTTTTCAACACATGAATTATGTGGAAGATAAAAAAACATATGGAGCTGCTGATGGTGCAAATTCTCTGGTTGAAGGCTATGCCAAG ACAAGATCAAGATTCTTGAGAAGACGAGGTAGAGTTCGTCGCTTAAAATACACCTGGAAATCCGCTGGTTACCATTCCATAAGAAAAAGAATTACAGAGAAAAAGGATCAGCCTTGTCGGCAGTATAATCCTTGTGGCTGCCAATCTGCTTGCGGAAAGCAGTGCCCTTGCCTCGTAAATGGAACATGCTGTGAAAAATACTGCAG GTGTCCAAAAATTTGTAAGAATCGATTTCGAGGTTGTCATTGTGCCAAGAGCCAGTGCCGAAGCCGTCAATGCCCATGCTTTGCTGCTGATAGGGAATGTGACCCCGATGTTTGCAGAAATTGCTGGATTGG ATGTGGTGATGGTACTTTAGGAGGCCCAAATCAAAGAGGAGATAATTATGAATGCCGGAATATGAAGCTTCTCCTCAAACAACAACAAAGG GTCTTACTTGGAAGATCTGATGTTTCTGGCTGGGGAGCTTTCCTTAAG AATAGTGTTGGTAAACATGAATACCTCGGGGAATACACTGGAGAACTAATTTCTCATCGAGAAGCAGATAAGCGTGGAAAGATTTATGATCGTGAAAATTCATCATTTCTTTTCAACCTCAATGATCAG TTTGTTCTTGATGCACATCGGAAGGGAGATAAGTTGAAGTTTGCCAACCATTCCCCTAATCCAAATTGCTATGCGAAGGTCATCATGGTAGCAGGTGATCATAGGGTAGGCATATTTGCCAAAGAACGGATAAGTGCAGGAGAGGAACTCTTTTATGACTATCGTTACGAGGCAGACCGTGCACCTGCTTGGGCTCGAAAACCTGAAGCCTCAGGGTCAAGGAAgggcgaaacacagccttctggcGGTCGAGCCAAAAAGCTTGCATAA
- the LOC103696622 gene encoding histone-lysine N-methyltransferase CLF-like isoform X4 yields the protein MASKASSSASATKSEPSAGLQITGIKEGNHASQDILPVIHSLKKQIVADRFIYIKKTMEENKQKLSSIIQHLYNLSKFRRDPTINNTDVDVNLLTKRQDDALCTLNSLELSGGEKDSSSCQEESSYASSTVILGSNFGGKNAVRPIKLPEVPKLPPYTTWIFLDRNQRMTEDQSVVGRRRIYYDRGCGEALICSDSEDDVVEDEEEKKEFGSTEDYIIRMVIQKVGLSDAVLDSLAQCLERKTDEIRARYESIIKIEKTEECVKKGEDGVDIKIADALSEKDLDAALDSFDNLFCRRCLVFDCRRHGCSQDLLFPSSGSARASLYPKKKSQGSSVGRRAKYRQSESASSNARVVSESSKSEVHPRQYIMSVKVSSHLKINKDGKYGIQKKDNKRIAEQVLLCMRKKQKKMVPSDSDKIVSGHLWPHDMKLRSNTRIAYRDSNSSSQNKIVKSPIIRSSRKKGLSQQDSIDLAYDEAQNDSTGKIVKESLATDCHESSRKEEFVDKSTCKYENTCGKSWKVIERSLFVKGLEIFGRNSCLIARNLLCGMKTCMEVFQHMNYVEDKKTYGAADGANSLVEGYAKTRSRFLRRRGRVRRLKYTWKSAGYHSIRKRITEKKDQPCRQYNPCGCQSACGKQCPCLVNGTCCEKYCRCPKICKNRFRGCHCAKSQCRSRQCPCFAADRECDPDVCRNCWIGCGDGTLGGPNQRGDNYECRNMKLLLKQQQRVLLGRSDVSGWGAFLKNSVGKHEYLGEYTGELISHREADKRGKIYDRENSSFLFNLNDQFVLDAHRKGDKLKFANHSPNPNCYAKVIMVAGDHRVGIFAKERISAGEELFYDYRYEADRAPAWARKPEASGSRKGETQPSGGRAKKLA from the exons ATGGCGTCCAAGGCCTCGTCTTCGGCTTCCGCTACCAAATCCGAGCCATCCGCCGGCCTTCAG ATTACTGGAATTAAAGAGGGAAATCATGCTTCTCAGGATATTTTACCAGTTATTCATTCCTTGAAGAAACAAATCGTTGCTGATCGTTTCATATATATTAAG aaaacaaTGGAAGAGAACAAACAGAAACTCAGTAGCATCATACAACATCTTTATAATTTGTCAAAATTCAGGAGAGATCCGACAATCAACAATACTGACGTAGATGTAAATTTGTTAACAAAAAGGCAAGATGATGCACTTTGTACTCTAAATAGCCTTGAACTCTCTGGAGGAGAAAAAGATAGCAGTAGTTGTCAAGAAGAAAGTTCATATGCCTCGTCAACTGTAATTTTAGGGAGCAACTTTGGAGGAAAGAATGCAGTTCGACCAATCAAACTGCCAGAAGTGCCAAAACTACCTCCATATACTACATGGATTTTCCTGGACAG AAACCAAAGAATGACAGAGGACCAATCCGTTGTTGGTCGCAGGAGAATTTATTATGATCGAGGTTGTGGTGAAGCTTTAATTTGCAGTGATAGTGAGGATGATGTAgttgaagatgaagaagagaagaaagagtttGGAAGTACTGAAGATTATATTATTCG GATGGTAATCCAAAAAGTTGGTTTATCTGATGCTGTGCTGGATTCATTGGCTCAGTGCCTCGAAAGGAAAACAGATGAAATCAGG GCAAGATATGAGAGCATTATAAAGATAGAGAAAACTGAGGAATGTGTTAAAAAGGGAGAAGATGGAGTTGATATTAAAATTGCAGATGCATTATCAGAAAAAGATCTGGATGCAGCATTGGATTCTTTTGATAACCTCTTTTGTAGGCGATGTCTG GTTTTTGATTGCAGACGACATGGATGTTCTCAAGATTTATTATTTCCT TCATCCGGTAGCGCGCGAGCATCACTgtatccaaaaaagaaaagtcaAGGTTCTTCTGTAGGAAGGAGAGCAAAATATCGTCAAAGTGAAAGCGCTTCTTCTAATGCAAGAGTTGTTTCAGAGAGTAGTAAATCTGAAGTACATCCACGACAATATATCATGTCTGTTAAAGTCTCTTCGCACTTGAAAATTAACAAGGATGGAAAATATGGTATTCAAAAGAAAGACAACAAAAGAATTGCTGAGCAGGTTCTTCTATGCATGCGGAAAAAGCAGAAGAAAATGGTTCCCTCAGACTCTGATAAAATCGTTAGCGGACACCTCTGGCCACATGATATGAAGCTTAGATCAAATACACGTATTGCTTATAGGGATTCTAATTCATCCTCACAGAACAAAATTGTGAAATCTCCAATTATCAGAAGTTCCAGAAAAAAGGGACTATCACAGCAGGACAGTATTGATTTAGCTTATGATGAGGCTCAAAATGATTCTACAGGTAAGATAGTGAAGGAGTCATTGGCCACAGATTGTCATGAAAGCTCAAGAAAAGAGGAGTTTGTTGATAAGAGCACCTGCAAATATGAAAACACTTGTGGTAAATCATGGAAGGTGATTGAGCGAAGCCTTTTTGTTAAAGGTCTGGAAATTTTTGGAAGGAACAG TTGTCTTATTGCTAGAAATCTTTTATGTGGAATGAAAACATGCATGGAGGTTTTTCAACACATGAATTATGTGGAAGATAAAAAAACATATGGAGCTGCTGATGGTGCAAATTCTCTGGTTGAAGGCTATGCCAAG ACAAGATCAAGATTCTTGAGAAGACGAGGTAGAGTTCGTCGCTTAAAATACACCTGGAAATCCGCTGGTTACCATTCCATAAGAAAAAGAATTACAGAGAAAAAGGATCAGCCTTGTCGGCAGTATAATCCTTGTGGCTGCCAATCTGCTTGCGGAAAGCAGTGCCCTTGCCTCGTAAATGGAACATGCTGTGAAAAATACTGCAG GTGTCCAAAAATTTGTAAGAATCGATTTCGAGGTTGTCATTGTGCCAAGAGCCAGTGCCGAAGCCGTCAATGCCCATGCTTTGCTGCTGATAGGGAATGTGACCCCGATGTTTGCAGAAATTGCTGGATTGG ATGTGGTGATGGTACTTTAGGAGGCCCAAATCAAAGAGGAGATAATTATGAATGCCGGAATATGAAGCTTCTCCTCAAACAACAACAAAGG GTCTTACTTGGAAGATCTGATGTTTCTGGCTGGGGAGCTTTCCTTAAG AATAGTGTTGGTAAACATGAATACCTCGGGGAATACACTGGAGAACTAATTTCTCATCGAGAAGCAGATAAGCGTGGAAAGATTTATGATCGTGAAAATTCATCATTTCTTTTCAACCTCAATGATCAG TTTGTTCTTGATGCACATCGGAAGGGAGATAAGTTGAAGTTTGCCAACCATTCCCCTAATCCAAATTGCTATGCGAAGGTCATCATGGTAGCAGGTGATCATAGGGTAGGCATATTTGCCAAAGAACGGATAAGTGCAGGAGAGGAACTCTTTTATGACTATCGTTACGAGGCAGACCGTGCACCTGCTTGGGCTCGAAAACCTGAAGCCTCAGGGTCAAGGAAgggcgaaacacagccttctggcGGTCGAGCCAAAAAGCTTGCATAA